Proteins from a single region of Neodiprion virginianus isolate iyNeoVirg1 chromosome 4, iyNeoVirg1.1, whole genome shotgun sequence:
- the LOC124302045 gene encoding amyloid beta A4 precursor protein-binding family B member 1-interacting protein isoform X4, whose translation MLVYPGGNESILGYFTIKDSQDVDLDAILGELCALERRCDGDIAATPAPDSQRQGRPNNTRINPTDSTDISKNDGGMRTDSPDNDSAFSDTVSMLSSESSASSSGSGHKPPQNNMHTVPQQQPHHLMDAAGRAKAEKIRLALEKIREASVQKLFIKAFTLDGSGKSLLVDEGMSVAHVCRLLADKNHVPMDPKWAVVEHLPDLFMERVYEDHELLVENLLLWTRDSKNKLLFVERPDKTQLFLSAEKFLLGPSDRSNAEYDDHSRNILLEEFFSSSNAGVPEIEGPLYLKSDSKKGWKRYHFILRASGLYYWPKEKARSARDLVCLATFDVNQVYYGISWKKKYKAPTDFCFAVKHPRLQQPKSTKYIKFLCAEDSAALERWMVGIRIAKYGRQLMENYRTLVDELAQEDLDLLAHARSCSVSSIATPPNQTQYNTTNDNARQFTENSRNVVSEGRLSRASSSSSSGCMSDGASSSCEVAFECGEFPTGTIKRKPSMNPKLPLTSITRQLKEVGETVRDEPDSCPSPTSSGSGTLTRRHSRRRSGTDSDGSGTLKRHHRSGNATPVSPVPPGTPVRERASPITYSRTESIESKTPTSPIQQCMMDSITSLPPPPSPSRGTDEAESDGEPLPPPPPEMFRSNLSLDSLPPPPAPGELPTCHSPDLTGSSLSLASLPPPPSPLVGETGTIRRARPKQSTPTNSLSPDGTPTRSLEVVNQIYATAINNGQIYSESLTSHGGNGTSSSNGSNCSTPTNSYPSSITPMSPATSGMSGSPCFAAVPPPFVPPPAYGTQHNSLPGRQNSKTESIYGGSLQHGSQPIRPNPNMDTVRRSALKQGSSHYAAPPYLAELKAAASPQPQRRVTIQEPPTSPKAKTGTGKKITFNLPPQQDQGSPALPQRKPMPPRRSNSTKLTSPKKLAASDQAPPRDFLKDLQRVMRKKWQVAQKCKLDTTTTPHEVLGFRDPPPAIADYRETNVSNWVQEHYGAYNLYENVYATDPNAPVEYASSPTKTTASVRFADENRTNNIANAIAGKRRPPPPPPKRADTTHLTTRAMH comes from the exons ATGCTCGTTTATCCTGGCGGCAACGAGAGCATACTCGGATACTTCACCATCAAAG ATTCTCAAGATGTTGATCTGGACGCCATCCTTGGTGAGTTGTGTGCTTTGGAGCGACGCTGTGACGGTGATATCGCGGCAACTCCAGCCCCGGACTCTCAGAGGCAAGGAAGACCGAACAATACGAGAATCAACCCTACAGACAGCACGGATATTAGTAAAAATGATGGAG GAATGCGCACGGACAGTCCTGACAATGACAGCGCCTTCTCAGACACGGTATCGATGCTGTCCAGCGAGAGTTCGGCCAGCAGCAGTGGCTCCGGACACAAACCACCTCAGAACAATATGCACACCGTTCCGCAACAGCAACCGCATCACCTTATGG ACGCCGCAGGCAGGGCAAAggctgaaaaaattcgtctcGCACTGGAAAAGATCCGAGAGGCAAGCGTGCAGAAACTTTTCATCAAAGCCTTCACGCTCGACGGCAGTGGTAAGAGCCTTTTGGTCGATGAGGGAATGAGCGTTGCACATGTATGCAGGCTCTTGGCAGACAAAAATCACGTACCGATGGACCCCAAATGGGCAGTGGTGGAGCATCTCCCTGATCTTTTCATGG AAAGGGTATACGAAGACCACGAGCTATTGGTAGAAAACCTGCTCCTATGGACGAGGGACTCCAAAAATAAGTTACTCTTCGTGGAACGCCCCGACAAAACGCAGTTGTTTCTCTCAGCAGAGAAATTCCTTCTTGGGCCATCAGACAGAAGTAACGCAGAATACGACGATCACTCGCGAAATATTCTATTGGAGGAGTTCTTCTCCAGCAGTAACGCGGGAGTGCCTGAG ATCGAAGGTCCACTGTATTTGAAATCGGACAGTAAAAAGGGCTGGAAAAGGTATCACTTTATCTTGCGAGCATCTGGTCTTTATTATTGGCCGAAGGAGAAGGCGAGAAGCGCTCGGGACCTTGTGTGCCTGGCAACGTTTGACGTCAACCAAGTGTATTACGGTATTAGTTGGAAGAAGAAATACAAAGCCCCGACTGACTTCTGCTTTGCCGTGAAACACCCGAGGCTTCAGCAGCCAAAATCTACCAAGTACATAAAGTTCTTGTGCGCGGAAGACAGTGCGGCTCTGGAGAGGTGGATGGTCGGCATACGGATAGCAAAATATGGCAGACAACTTATGGAGAACTACAGAACTCTCGTAGACGAATTGGCACAGGAAGATCTCGACCTGTTGGCCCACGCCAGGTCTTGCTCGGTCAGTTCGATAGCAACACCCCCAAATCAAACTCAGTACAATACGACAAACGACAACGCAAGGCAGTTCACAGAGAATTCAAGAAACGTGGTAAGCGAAGGTAGGCTCAGTAGAGCCAGCAGCTCTAGTTCCTCTGGCTGTATGTCCGACGGAGCTTCAAGCAGTTGTGAG GTGGCTTTTGAGTGCGGGGAATTCCCAACGGGCACGATTAAACGGAAACCTTCAATGAATCCGAAGCTACCGCTTACCTCGATAACGCGCCAACTCAAGGAAGTCGGAGAAACGGTACGCGATGAACCGGATAGCTGTCCAAGCCCTACCAGTTCGGGGTCAGGCACTTTAACAAGAAGGCATAGCAGGCGGAGAAGCGGGACTGACTCCGATGGGTCTGGGACTCTGAAAAGACATCACAGATCGGGAAATGCGACTCCCGTCAGTCCCGTACCTCCGGGGACTCCGGTCAGAGAAAGAGCTAGTCCTATTACCTACTCTAGGACGGAAAGCATCGAATCTAAGACTCCGACTAGCCCAATACAACAATGCATG atgGATTCGATAACGTCTCTGCCACCGCCACCCTCACCGTCCAGAGGAACTGACGAGGCGGAATCTGACGGTGAACCCCTGCCTCCTCCACCCCCGGAGATGTTCCGGTCAAACCTCTCTCTGGATAGTCTCCCGCCACCTCCCGCCCCTGGAGAACTTCCAACTTGCCATAGCCCGGACCTGACCGGCTCTTCCTTGAGCCTCGCGTCTCTTCCGCCACCACCGAGCCCCCTGGTCGGTGAAACTGGGACCATAAGACGGGCAAGGCCGAAGCAGTCAACGCCTACGAACTCACTATCACCGGATGGAACACCGACACGCTCGCTCGAAGTGGTAAACCAGATTTACGCGACGGCGATCAATAATGGGCAGATTTACTCCGAGAGCCTGACATCCCATGGTGGCAATGGGACGAGTAGTTCGAACGGTTCCAACTGCTCAACGCCCACCAACTCCTACCCGTCGAGCATTACTCCCATGTCGCCTGCCACCTCGGGGATGTCCGGTAGCCCATGCTTCGCGGCGGTCCCACCACCCTTTGTTCCACCCCCGGCATATGGCACTCAGCACAACTCTCTGCCGGGTAGACAAAACTCTAAAACGGAGTCGATATACGGCGGATCTCTTCAGCACGGCAGCCAGCCCATAAGGCCCAACCCTAACATGGACACGGTGCGGCGTAGCGCGTTGAAGCAGGGCAGCAGCCACTACGCAGCGCCTCCGTACCTCGCCGAGCTCAAGGCAGCTGCTAGCCCCCAACCACAGAGGAGGGTAACCATACAGGAGCCCCCAACATCGCCAAAGGCTAAGACCGGTACCGGGAAAAAGATCACGTTCAATTTACCACCGCAACAGGATCAAGGAAGTCCGGCGTTGCCGCAGAGGAAACCCATGCCTCCCAGGAGGTCGAACAGCACGAAGCTCACGTCACCGAAAAAATTAGCCGCCTCCGACCAGGCGCCGCCCAGAGATTTCTTGAAGGATTTGCAGAGGGTGATGCGTAAGAAGTGGCAGGTTGCCCAAAAGTGCAAACTCGACACGACGACGACTCCTCACGAGGTACTTGGCTTCCGGGATCCTCCGCCAGCCATCGCCGACTACAGGGAAACCAACGTCTCTAACTGGGTTCAGGAGCACTACGGTGCTTACAATCTTTACGAAAACGTTTATGCTACGGACCCCAACGCCCCCGTAGAATACGCGAGCAGTCCGACGAAAACTACAGCGAGCGTTAGGTTTGCGGACGAGAACCGCACGAACAACATCGCCAACGCCATTGCTGGGAAACGAAGGCCACCACCCCCACCCCCGAAGAGGGCCGACACAACTCACCTCACTACGAGAGCCATGCACTGA
- the LOC124302045 gene encoding amyloid beta A4 precursor protein-binding family B member 1-interacting protein isoform X1 codes for MDWLRRHENCSEEVELNNSVVDAAKDSTVITCNEGNDDCQFEEDAASIDEGMGLENVSSATLRPFNSDINTPRIDSYRFSMANLEDSQDVDLDAILGELCALERRCDGDIAATPAPDSQRQGRPNNTRINPTDSTDISKNDGGMRTDSPDNDSAFSDTVSMLSSESSASSSGSGHKPPQNNMHTVPQQQPHHLMDAAGRAKAEKIRLALEKIREASVQKLFIKAFTLDGSGKSLLVDEGMSVAHVCRLLADKNHVPMDPKWAVVEHLPDLFMERVYEDHELLVENLLLWTRDSKNKLLFVERPDKTQLFLSAEKFLLGPSDRSNAEYDDHSRNILLEEFFSSSNAGVPEIEGPLYLKSDSKKGWKRYHFILRASGLYYWPKEKARSARDLVCLATFDVNQVYYGISWKKKYKAPTDFCFAVKHPRLQQPKSTKYIKFLCAEDSAALERWMVGIRIAKYGRQLMENYRTLVDELAQEDLDLLAHARSCSVSSIATPPNQTQYNTTNDNARQFTENSRNVVSEGRLSRASSSSSSGCMSDGASSSCEVAFECGEFPTGTIKRKPSMNPKLPLTSITRQLKEVGETVRDEPDSCPSPTSSGSGTLTRRHSRRRSGTDSDGSGTLKRHHRSGNATPVSPVPPGTPVRERASPITYSRTESIESKTPTSPIQQCMMDSITSLPPPPSPSRGTDEAESDGEPLPPPPPEMFRSNLSLDSLPPPPAPGELPTCHSPDLTGSSLSLASLPPPPSPLVGETGTIRRARPKQSTPTNSLSPDGTPTRSLEVVNQIYATAINNGQIYSESLTSHGGNGTSSSNGSNCSTPTNSYPSSITPMSPATSGMSGSPCFAAVPPPFVPPPAYGTQHNSLPGRQNSKTESIYGGSLQHGSQPIRPNPNMDTVRRSALKQGSSHYAAPPYLAELKAAASPQPQRRVTIQEPPTSPKAKTGTGKKITFNLPPQQDQGSPALPQRKPMPPRRSNSTKLTSPKKLAASDQAPPRDFLKDLQRVMRKKWQVAQKCKLDTTTTPHEVLGFRDPPPAIADYRETNVSNWVQEHYGAYNLYENVYATDPNAPVEYASSPTKTTASVRFADENRTNNIANAIAGKRRPPPPPPKRADTTHLTTRAMH; via the exons ATGGATTGGCTTAGGAGGCATGAAAATTGCAGCGAGGAAGTGGAATTGAACAACTCAGTGGTAGATGCAGCTAAAGATTCCACCGTGATAACATGTAACGAGGGGAATGACGATTGTCAGTTTGAAGAGGACGCCGCGTCCATCGACGAAGGAATG GGCCTCGAGAACGTCAGCTCGGCAACGCTAAGACCATTCAACTCGGACATCAACACTCCGAGAATCGATAGCTACAGATTTTCCATGGCCAATCTGGAAG ATTCTCAAGATGTTGATCTGGACGCCATCCTTGGTGAGTTGTGTGCTTTGGAGCGACGCTGTGACGGTGATATCGCGGCAACTCCAGCCCCGGACTCTCAGAGGCAAGGAAGACCGAACAATACGAGAATCAACCCTACAGACAGCACGGATATTAGTAAAAATGATGGAG GAATGCGCACGGACAGTCCTGACAATGACAGCGCCTTCTCAGACACGGTATCGATGCTGTCCAGCGAGAGTTCGGCCAGCAGCAGTGGCTCCGGACACAAACCACCTCAGAACAATATGCACACCGTTCCGCAACAGCAACCGCATCACCTTATGG ACGCCGCAGGCAGGGCAAAggctgaaaaaattcgtctcGCACTGGAAAAGATCCGAGAGGCAAGCGTGCAGAAACTTTTCATCAAAGCCTTCACGCTCGACGGCAGTGGTAAGAGCCTTTTGGTCGATGAGGGAATGAGCGTTGCACATGTATGCAGGCTCTTGGCAGACAAAAATCACGTACCGATGGACCCCAAATGGGCAGTGGTGGAGCATCTCCCTGATCTTTTCATGG AAAGGGTATACGAAGACCACGAGCTATTGGTAGAAAACCTGCTCCTATGGACGAGGGACTCCAAAAATAAGTTACTCTTCGTGGAACGCCCCGACAAAACGCAGTTGTTTCTCTCAGCAGAGAAATTCCTTCTTGGGCCATCAGACAGAAGTAACGCAGAATACGACGATCACTCGCGAAATATTCTATTGGAGGAGTTCTTCTCCAGCAGTAACGCGGGAGTGCCTGAG ATCGAAGGTCCACTGTATTTGAAATCGGACAGTAAAAAGGGCTGGAAAAGGTATCACTTTATCTTGCGAGCATCTGGTCTTTATTATTGGCCGAAGGAGAAGGCGAGAAGCGCTCGGGACCTTGTGTGCCTGGCAACGTTTGACGTCAACCAAGTGTATTACGGTATTAGTTGGAAGAAGAAATACAAAGCCCCGACTGACTTCTGCTTTGCCGTGAAACACCCGAGGCTTCAGCAGCCAAAATCTACCAAGTACATAAAGTTCTTGTGCGCGGAAGACAGTGCGGCTCTGGAGAGGTGGATGGTCGGCATACGGATAGCAAAATATGGCAGACAACTTATGGAGAACTACAGAACTCTCGTAGACGAATTGGCACAGGAAGATCTCGACCTGTTGGCCCACGCCAGGTCTTGCTCGGTCAGTTCGATAGCAACACCCCCAAATCAAACTCAGTACAATACGACAAACGACAACGCAAGGCAGTTCACAGAGAATTCAAGAAACGTGGTAAGCGAAGGTAGGCTCAGTAGAGCCAGCAGCTCTAGTTCCTCTGGCTGTATGTCCGACGGAGCTTCAAGCAGTTGTGAG GTGGCTTTTGAGTGCGGGGAATTCCCAACGGGCACGATTAAACGGAAACCTTCAATGAATCCGAAGCTACCGCTTACCTCGATAACGCGCCAACTCAAGGAAGTCGGAGAAACGGTACGCGATGAACCGGATAGCTGTCCAAGCCCTACCAGTTCGGGGTCAGGCACTTTAACAAGAAGGCATAGCAGGCGGAGAAGCGGGACTGACTCCGATGGGTCTGGGACTCTGAAAAGACATCACAGATCGGGAAATGCGACTCCCGTCAGTCCCGTACCTCCGGGGACTCCGGTCAGAGAAAGAGCTAGTCCTATTACCTACTCTAGGACGGAAAGCATCGAATCTAAGACTCCGACTAGCCCAATACAACAATGCATG atgGATTCGATAACGTCTCTGCCACCGCCACCCTCACCGTCCAGAGGAACTGACGAGGCGGAATCTGACGGTGAACCCCTGCCTCCTCCACCCCCGGAGATGTTCCGGTCAAACCTCTCTCTGGATAGTCTCCCGCCACCTCCCGCCCCTGGAGAACTTCCAACTTGCCATAGCCCGGACCTGACCGGCTCTTCCTTGAGCCTCGCGTCTCTTCCGCCACCACCGAGCCCCCTGGTCGGTGAAACTGGGACCATAAGACGGGCAAGGCCGAAGCAGTCAACGCCTACGAACTCACTATCACCGGATGGAACACCGACACGCTCGCTCGAAGTGGTAAACCAGATTTACGCGACGGCGATCAATAATGGGCAGATTTACTCCGAGAGCCTGACATCCCATGGTGGCAATGGGACGAGTAGTTCGAACGGTTCCAACTGCTCAACGCCCACCAACTCCTACCCGTCGAGCATTACTCCCATGTCGCCTGCCACCTCGGGGATGTCCGGTAGCCCATGCTTCGCGGCGGTCCCACCACCCTTTGTTCCACCCCCGGCATATGGCACTCAGCACAACTCTCTGCCGGGTAGACAAAACTCTAAAACGGAGTCGATATACGGCGGATCTCTTCAGCACGGCAGCCAGCCCATAAGGCCCAACCCTAACATGGACACGGTGCGGCGTAGCGCGTTGAAGCAGGGCAGCAGCCACTACGCAGCGCCTCCGTACCTCGCCGAGCTCAAGGCAGCTGCTAGCCCCCAACCACAGAGGAGGGTAACCATACAGGAGCCCCCAACATCGCCAAAGGCTAAGACCGGTACCGGGAAAAAGATCACGTTCAATTTACCACCGCAACAGGATCAAGGAAGTCCGGCGTTGCCGCAGAGGAAACCCATGCCTCCCAGGAGGTCGAACAGCACGAAGCTCACGTCACCGAAAAAATTAGCCGCCTCCGACCAGGCGCCGCCCAGAGATTTCTTGAAGGATTTGCAGAGGGTGATGCGTAAGAAGTGGCAGGTTGCCCAAAAGTGCAAACTCGACACGACGACGACTCCTCACGAGGTACTTGGCTTCCGGGATCCTCCGCCAGCCATCGCCGACTACAGGGAAACCAACGTCTCTAACTGGGTTCAGGAGCACTACGGTGCTTACAATCTTTACGAAAACGTTTATGCTACGGACCCCAACGCCCCCGTAGAATACGCGAGCAGTCCGACGAAAACTACAGCGAGCGTTAGGTTTGCGGACGAGAACCGCACGAACAACATCGCCAACGCCATTGCTGGGAAACGAAGGCCACCACCCCCACCCCCGAAGAGGGCCGACACAACTCACCTCACTACGAGAGCCATGCACTGA